The nucleotide sequence GGGGGCACGACGCGCAGGTCGACCTGCAGCCCGCTGCGGAGACGCACCGAGGTCTTCGTGCCGCCCGCTCCGATCACGCTCTCCACGCCGGAGAATCCGACGAGCGCTTCGGAAGCGGCGCGCGCGTCGTCGGCGAGGACGAGGATGTCGATGTCGCCCACCGTCTCCTTCCGGCGCCGGTAGCTCCCCGCGACTTCCAGGCGGGCGATGCCCGGCGTCCCCTGCAGGTGTTCGATCAGCGGCGGCAGGAGCTTGTCGACTTCTCCGAGGCGGAAGCGGGTGGTGCTCGTGCGATAGTTGCGAATGCCGCGGAGGATCCGGTCCTGCGTCTTGATTCCGAAGCCGGGCAGTTCGGCCACGCGCCCCTCGCTCGCGACCTCCTCCAGGTCGTCGATCGACTCGACGCCCAGTTCGTCCCACAGCTTGCGCGCCTTCTTGGGGCCGACCCCGGGGAGCCGCATCAACTCGACGAGCCCCGGGGGGATCTCGGCCGCCATCTCGTCGAGCATCGCGAGGCGCCCGCTCTCGACGAGTTCGCGGATGTTGTCCGCCATCCCCTTCCCGATCGACGGCAGCTCGGTGAGGTCGGCGCCCTGCTCGACGAGTTTGCGCAGGGGCGACGCGTGCGCGTTGATCGTGCGCACGGCATTGCGGTAGGCGCGGACGCGGAACGGGTTCGCCTGCTGGATCTCGAGCAGATCGGCCACCTCGTTCAGCACGCGGACGATCTCGATGTTCTCCATCAGGGGGCGCCGGTTTCGGGAGCCGCGTCGGCCGCCTCGGGTGTGTCGTCGGGCGCGGAGAGCGCGGCGGGTCCGCCGCTCAGGAGTTCGAGGAGGCCCGCTTCGTCCAGGATCTCGACGCCGAGGGTCTGCGCCCGCTCCAACTTGCGGCCCGGGTTCTCGCCCGCGACGACGTAGCTCGTCTGCTTGCTCACGGACGACGTGACCTTCGCGCCCAGCGCCTCGAGCTTCTTCCCGGCCTCGGAGCGGCTCATGGACTCGAGCCCTCCGGTGAGGACGATTCGGAGCCCGGCCAGGGTGTCGCCCGCGCGCGGCGGGGGCTCGGGCTCGACGCAGGCGCGCAGTTCGTCCACGACCTCCGACACCTCGGGGCGGGCCAGGAAGGCGGTGATCTCCTCCGCCATCCGTGGCCCGATCCCGTCCACTTCCTGGAGCGCCTCCCCTTCTGCCGCGGCCTCCCCTTCTGCCGCCGCTTCCCCTTCTGCCGCCGCCTTCCGGAACGCCTCGAAGGAGAGGAAGTGCGAGGCGAGTTCGCGCGCCACGGTCACCCCGACTTCGGGGATGCCGAGGCCGTAGATGAAGCGGGCGAGTTCGGTCGTGCGCGCGGCGTCGATCGCCCGGACGAGGTTCGTGGCCGACTTCTCGGCGAAGCCTTCCAGCTCCATCAGCGTCGCCGCCTCGAGCGCGAACAGATCGGGGACGCGGGCGAGCACCCCCTCCCGGACGAGGAGGCTCGCGGTTTCTTCTCCCAATCCTTCGATGTCGAGGGCATGCCGCGACCCGAGGTGTTGAATCCGCCCGGCGAGCTGCGCGGGACAGGCGAACAGGTCGGGGCAGAAGGTGTACGGGCCGCGCGGCTCCAGGGCGGTCCCGCACGAGGGACACTTGGTGGGCATGACCCACGGCTCCGCGCGCTCGCGGCCCGGCTCGTCGATCCGCTCCAGAACCTGCGGGATCACGTCTCCCGCCCGCTGCACCCGCACCCGGTCGCCCTCGCGAATGTCCTTGCGGGCGACCTCTTCCCGGTTGTGCAGGTTCGCGCGGCTCACGGTCACGCCGCCGAGTTCCACCGGGCGCATGAAGGCGATGGGCGTGACGACGCCGGTACGCCCGACGCTGGGGACGATGCGAAGGAGCCGGGTGACCTCCTTCCGCGGCGGGAACTTGAAGGCGAACGCCCAGCGGGGGTGGTGCGAGGTCTCGCCGACTTCGTCGCGGGCGGCGATGTCGTCGAGCTTGATGACGATGCCGTCGATCTCGTACTCGAGATCGTCGCGGCCCTCCTCGATCTCGGCCTGGAACGCGAGGATCTCTCCGACGTCGGCCGCGGGCCGGCAGCGCTCGTTCACGGGCAGCCCCCACTCGCGCAGCGCTTCGAGCGTGGCCTGCTGGGTGGGCGGCGGCCGGCCGTCGATCGCGAGGATGTCGTAGACGTAGATGTCGAGCGGACGGGCGGCGGTGATGCGGGGGTCGAGCTGCCGCAGCGATCCGGCCGCGGCGTTGCGCGGGTTCGCGAACGGAGCGCGGTCGCTCTCGAGAAGCCGGGCGTTCAGCGCCTCGAAGTCGCCCACCCTCATGATGACCTCGGCCCGCAGCGCCAGGAGCGGCGGCACGTCGCGATCCGCGGCCCGCAGCCGGAGGGGCACCGAGTGGATCGTGCGGATGTTCTCCGTCACGCCCTCGCCGCGTATGCCATCTCCCCGGGTCACAGCGCGCGACAGCCGGCCGGATTCGTAGACGAGTTCGATCGAGGCGCCGTCCAGCTTCGGCTCGACGACGTATCCGATGTCGTCTCCGAGCGCCTTGCGCATCCGCTCGTCGAACCGTTCGAGCGGCTCCACATCGGCGGATGAATCGAGGCTGAGCATCGGCGCGGTGTGCTCGATGGTCTCGAAGGCGTCGAGCGGCTCCGCGCCCACGCGCTGGGTCGGCGAATCCGGCGTGACGAGTTCCGGGTGCGACGCCTCCAGCGCCTTCAGTTCGCGGAACAGTTCGTCGAACCGCTCGTCCGAGATCTCGGGGCGATTGCGGACGTAGTAGAGATAGGAGTGGTGACGCAGCTCCCTGCGCAGTTCCCGGGCCCGCCGCTCGGGCCCGCCGGGACTCATCAGAAGGTGACCCCCAGCAGGGCTCCGGCGATCAGGTAGCTGTCATCGGCGGTCGTGAACACGACGTACGGCCGAGCGTGAATGCTGCCGATCTCGACGGTGACGCCGCCGCGGATGACGGGGCTGAATTCCCTGTCCCCCTCCACGATGTCGTCGTAGAGCCGGTCGACCGAGTAGTTCTCGATGCTCACGGTCGCCGAAGGGATGACCGCGATGCCGGAGCCCGGCGCGCCGAAGCGTTGCCCGACGGCCACGCCGACCCCGTAAACGGTCTCGCTCTTGTAGGGGAGTTCGTCGAAGTTCCTCGACAGGACGCCTCCGACGCCCACGGTGGCGAGCGGACAGACCGACAGCACGGGCAGCGGGAGTTTGAGGGCGACGCTCGCGCGCGCGTCCTCGAAGTCGAATTCCTGATCGAACTCGTCCGCGCCGGAGAACTTCACGTAATGGCCCGCCGCGGCCACGAGACCCAGGTCGAACCCGGCCGCGCCCCCAAGGCCTGTGACGTCTTCGGATGACTCGCGCCACACGGCGCCCGAGCCGCTGAGGAACCCGTTGCCGCTGAAGCCGAGGCAGGCCTGCGCCTCGAGCGCCGCCGGCGCCGCGATTCCCGCCAGCGCCAGCCACGCCAGCGCCAGCCACGCCAGCCGACGCGGCGTGGAGGCCTCCGGTTTCCTATCGATCGGTTTCCTGTCCATCCCCGTCTCCGTCCCGGTTGGGCGAGGCGCCGACGCCCGCCAGATTCTGCAACGTTTCGAGCGCATCCGCCGCGGCACTCATCCGCGCGGACGCGGCCTCCACTGTCGCGCGGATCACCTCGAGCCGCCGGCGGTGGTCGTCGGAGGGGCCCGTCAGCGATCCGGTCGTGGAGGGACCGCCATCGAACTTGCCTCTCAGGCCCGTCCACCAGTTGCGGATGTCGCCGTTGATCGAACGCCACTCGTCGGCGACCTCCTCGATCTCGCCCACAAGCTCCCGGGCGCGTTCGAGGTCCCCGGCGGCCGCATCCTCCGTGCCTTCCAGCGCCTCGAGCGACTCGGAAGCCCGGCGCTCGGCGTCGTAGGCTTCGCTGCCCTGCCTGTAGGCCACCCCCTGGAGCTCGAAAAGAGCCATCGTGAACTCGTAACGCGCCAGGCGCTCCTCCGCGGACACCGGCAGCTCGGGATCGGGACGCACCTCCAGCGGCTGCTCGCGCGTCTCGCCTCCCGCGGTCAGGCGTACGGTGAACGTCCCCGCCAGGACCAGCGGACCCTCGGGGCCCGCATCGAGGCTGGGCACTTCGTACCGCGTGGTGTCGTGCGGCAGCGGATCGTGCCGCAGATCCCACGCGACCCGGTTGAGGCCGGCCGCCCCCGGGCCCTCAAGCCTCCGGACGTCACGGCCAGCGGCGTCCAGCACATCGATCGAGACGCCGCCCGGCACCTCCGCGGCGAGCCGGTAGTCGACGTTCGCGCCGAACGCGGGGTTTTCGGCCCGGAACGTCCCCTGGCCCATCGACGGCACGTCGTTCCGGTACAGGAAGAGCGTGGCCGGACGCGGGGCGAACAGCTGCACGGCGCCGGCGCCCGTCGCGTCCGCAGCCGACCGCTGCGACAGCGGCGTGATGTCGTCGAGAATCCAGATGGCGCGGCCGTGCGTACCGAGGACGATGTCGTTCTCGCGCGGGTGGATCTCGACGTCGTCGACCGGCACGGCGGGGAGGCTCGAGCCGAGCGCGGCCCACGTCGCTCCCCGGTCCAGTGAGGCGAAGGCGCCGTTCTCCGCGCCGACGATCAGCAGGTCCGGATTCTCCGGATGCTCGCGGATCACGTTCACGCTGGCTATGCCGCCGCCCGTCGCCCGGCCCGTAGCCGTCACCGCCGCCGCCCCGTTCAGCCCGTCCGCGAGCGACCGCCAGCTCTCCCCGAAGTCCTCCGTCACGACCGCGAGCGGCCCGTAGTCGTCGTCCCAGTGCCCGTCCAGGCTCACGTACGCGCGCCCCGCCGCCGCGTGCGAGGCCTCGACCCAGCTCACGTAGTACGGGAACGGCACCCCCGCCGCCGCGGCCACCCGGTCGGTCAGATCCTCCCAGCTCGCCCCGCCGTCCCGGCTCAGGCGCACCGAGCCGTCGTCCGCCCCGACCCACAGCACGCCCGCCTCGACCGGCGACTCCGCCACGGCCGTGATCTCCCCGTACCCGGAGGCGCCGTCGTGCTTCGAGAGCGTCGTCGAGTCCGGACGCACGCCCATCAGCTCGAGGCTGTCCTGGTGAATCTGCCGCGTGAGATCCTCGGTCGCGCGCCAGCTCTCCCC is from Candidatus Palauibacter australiensis and encodes:
- the ligA gene encoding NAD-dependent DNA ligase LigA, which produces MSPGGPERRARELRRELRHHSYLYYVRNRPEISDERFDELFRELKALEASHPELVTPDSPTQRVGAEPLDAFETIEHTAPMLSLDSSADVEPLERFDERMRKALGDDIGYVVEPKLDGASIELVYESGRLSRAVTRGDGIRGEGVTENIRTIHSVPLRLRAADRDVPPLLALRAEVIMRVGDFEALNARLLESDRAPFANPRNAAAGSLRQLDPRITAARPLDIYVYDILAIDGRPPPTQQATLEALREWGLPVNERCRPAADVGEILAFQAEIEEGRDDLEYEIDGIVIKLDDIAARDEVGETSHHPRWAFAFKFPPRKEVTRLLRIVPSVGRTGVVTPIAFMRPVELGGVTVSRANLHNREEVARKDIREGDRVRVQRAGDVIPQVLERIDEPGRERAEPWVMPTKCPSCGTALEPRGPYTFCPDLFACPAQLAGRIQHLGSRHALDIEGLGEETASLLVREGVLARVPDLFALEAATLMELEGFAEKSATNLVRAIDAARTTELARFIYGLGIPEVGVTVARELASHFLSFEAFRKAAAEGEAAAEGEAAAEGEALQEVDGIGPRMAEEITAFLARPEVSEVVDELRACVEPEPPPRAGDTLAGLRIVLTGGLESMSRSEAGKKLEALGAKVTSSVSKQTSYVVAGENPGRKLERAQTLGVEILDEAGLLELLSGGPAALSAPDDTPEAADAAPETGAP